In Cryptomeria japonica chromosome 5, Sugi_1.0, whole genome shotgun sequence, the genomic window CaaaccaagaatcaaaccaaataGAGGCATCCCTACCATTCCTGACATCCCAGGTAACCTGATTGCTTATGATTTCCTTGTTGTCCAAAATGAAATTCTAGATAGCCAAGCCTCTGGGAGGATTATTTATAGTGAGAATCCTTTTAGGCTCTAGGGAGTCCAGATATTTATGTTTCAGGAGCCTTGCCCATTTTTGCTTCCCGCTgctacaaatttcccaaaccagTTTAGCACCCATTGTTAAATTCATAATCGAGATTTGGTGAATGCCAACACCTCCtgccttttttggttggcagatctttttccaagATATCAAAGGGAATTTACCTTTATCATCTGAACCATTCCAAAGGAAACTTctcattagagaaatcaattcaTATTCCCACCAATAATCtcaggcaagccatggaaaaaactaGTAGTGCTGAAAGAACAGAATTTATCATAGTGAGCTTCCCAGTAgtggataaccacttgcctttccaagttgcaagtttggatttgcacttatcaataagatgcttccagtAGTGAGTTCTGTTACTGCCAATGAGGAGGGGGGTACCAAGAAACTTCCCTGGGAAGTTTGTgactctgagattaagaatccttgataatacaaCTTGCAAGTTAAGCAGAATGTTGACAAAAAAACACTTCAGAGTTGTGCTAGTTGATTTTTTGCCCGGAAGCGATACAGTAATCATCAAGGCATGTTTTAATAGTTCTAGCTTCCCTCCTACAGGCCGAACCAAACAAActggtgtcatcagcaaactgaagatgagtcattttgtcaacccctgttgccacattaactccaacccaatgatcatcttgttgaagagctcTTATAGATTGACCTAAAGCttcagccattatgataaacaaaaatggtgataatggatcaccttgtttgaTTCCTCTTATCGAAGAGAAGAAACCATGGGATGAGCAATTAACTAGAACAAagaatttgggggaagagagaCAACTCATCACCCAGGTCAGTCATTCCTTATAGAAGACAAATTTATGAAGAACATCAAACAAGAAATCCCTGTCCACCATGTCATAAGGTTTAAGGATGtccagttttaaaatcatacatgattccTTGGTCTTTCTGGCTATGTAAAGCATTTCATGAGTAACGATAATGTCTTCTACAGTGGATCTTCCAGGGGCAAAACCactttgttcatctgatatgatgtgtttaaggaggggcttcaatctattagctatgatctttgttacaatcttatatacagTGTTGCATAGAGAAATGGGCCTAAAGCCACTCATCTGTTGTGGATTTTTCTTCTTTGGAATTAGAGTAAAAAAGGTGTGATTGATAGCccctaacatagtcatcttctttcttgattcttctactacaAGATGTAGATCTCGAGCAATGATATctcagaaatgatggaagaaagcaacagggaagccatctgggccaagAGTCTTATCCTGTTTTAGTTGGAAGGTAgtattccttacttcatcaattgaaataggagtacAGAGAGCTGTATTTTGATTAACGGATATAACAAATGGGATTGAGTTCAGAATTATGGCTCTTGCTTCATGGTGGATCTGATGGTCACCATTCAACAAAGAGTCAAAGAATCTTACAGCTTCCTACACAATCTCCTCATAATTCCTGACAGTGACTCCATCCAGTCTCATAACCTctgatattctatttctattttgattgGCAATGGCCGACcagtggaagaatttggtgtttttatcaccttcctttagccataactcccttgatttttgacgCCAGTGGATTTCCTCACACCGAAGGATTTCATTTAGGTCagatttgagagaattttctttgataaatatatCCTCAGTCATTCCTGAAGTGATAACAGAGCTGGTTAAGTCTGCCAGttcagccttaattcttaatttctccatatgaatattcttgaaatggctcttattccattcgttgatcttgaccttaatatacttgagctttttATTGAGAATGAGTAGTCTCGAATGATTCCCCAAAATCGGTTCATTCCACCAAGCAGCTATAAGGTCATATATTTCAGGCACTTTGAACCATATTTTCTCAAATCGGAACGAGGTACCTCCCTCTGCTTGACCCAAGGTGATCTCTAGACAGATTGGGTAGTGATCTGATCCGATAAGCAGGAGAATTGATGATTCTAAGGCTAGATTTTGTCCTAACCACTCACCAATAACAAGAAATCGATCAAGCagttcaacaatattagtaaaacccactctctagttcgtccatgtgaaaattccatttttcggaacaatgtctaaaaggtgattcttctcaacaaaatccaaaaagtccttctgggatgtaccagtcctctgaatacccccacttttctcagtgccagaaaggatggcattgaagtccccGAGTACCACACAACTACCATCGGTAATATTGTTTAGTTAGCTAGATAAGAGATCCCAGAGAGCCCGTTTATCACCAACAGTAGATGGTTCGTAcacattgaaaatattgaaattcacATTCCGTCCAAGAATAGTAAGCCAgcaatgttgccaatacttatcttccccaacaagtgagatcttaacattcatggggttccaaatgattcccaagccaccaaaggctccatccgattgcctaaaaagcccattccactgtttccaaactctcattttagtAGCAATCTCAGCCTTGCTCCATTTAGTTTcttgtagtagccaaatatctcctttggtgtcatcaatctggcgcttaatcaagtgccatttgtaatttataatattaatatatatcatttcatagtatttattataaaatataaattgatTAAGAATAATTTCAAAGATTGATGTTTCTACATTTTAAAATAGCTTTTAATATAAATAGAAATACAtagttaatttaatatttataataagATTGTTTAGATATTTTCTAATATGAATTTAAAAACTTATAAGAGATACATTTTAAATTTTTAACTTGCATTATTAATACTTATCATAatttaatatcaatatatatatatatataattttatgatgattaaattataaaattaaaattatatattaatttagaatcttattaaaattaattatatatatatatatatatatatatatatatatatatatatatatatatatatatatatatatatatatattttgtcttGAGTATTTTTTAATATGAGTCTAGAAACTTGCTTCCATTATAACATTAAGTATTTTCTTATGATTTATAATActcataaataaatttaaacaaagaaaaatttctataaaattattgataaattcaatattttttgctaatttatatttatttccataaaatatcaaataaaagaCATTCAAACAAGCAAACCATCATAGAAATTGCATATGGCAGGTAGGGGTGACCATCAAATTCCACGCTGGAAAGAGTGCATTAAAGGAGAAATGATATTTTATTGGAAATACTAAGAATAAAAAATAGGAATATGCTATGGAATATACCACCCCATAATGAAGCTGTCACTTCAGTAACATGAAACTCCACCAAGTAAACCTTCTCCCCCAAAAAGAGGCAAACAGAAACACGTAGCATTTTAGAAGATTCTCAAATAAATTTATGTCTATCCCATTAACACGTAGCATTTTAGAAGATTCTCAAatagtcaaaaaaaaaaaaccttcttaCACTCGCCCAACAGATATTTTCGAAAGGAATTGAAGGATATTTTTCAGATATTTTCGAAAAGGAGACTGTCAAATGAGCGCCCCTCACGCCGTCCGAAACGCGCTTACCTCCATTACACGAAGTGCACCTACGGTGATATACACAATGCATATCTCCCTATTCCAAATAACCCTTTACAACCTCCACATCACAGGCACTGCCCCTATTGCTATATATACATTGCATATCTCCCTATTTCTCTATCTCTCGTTTACAACAATTTCACAAAATTGTACTTATCTTTAGTGCTTTGAGTTGTAGATTCTGTGTATACATCCATACTTTTCATTTCCAGGATGTCTGAGGAGCATCAGCATCATCTGTTTCACCACAAGAAAGATGAGGAGGTGAGCGGCGATGCAGATAACAGTGCTTATGTAGAGCAGACGACTGGTGAATATGGGGGTGAAGACAAGTATGAAAAGGCGAGAAAGGAGGAAAAACACCACAAGCATCTGGAGGAAGGTGGTGAACTTGGAACCGCCGCCGCTGGAGGATTTGCGATGGTATACTTTATTTGATATATATACATTGAATATATGATAAAATTGCTGCTTTTTAGGGTTTAAAATTTCAATTGTAGGCCGTCCTGCTACTGAATATATGTTAAAACTGCTTCTTTTAGGGTTTGAAATTAAATTGAAGGCCGTCGTTCTACTGAATATAAGTTAAAACTGCTGCTTTTAGGGTTCGAAATTATAATTGAAGAGCGTCCTTGTACTGAATATATGTTAAAACTGTAGTTTTTAGGGTTTTATGTTATAATTTGAAGGGCGTCCATTGTACTGAACTTATATTTTGGTATGTGCGATGTGACAGTATGAGAAGCACGAAGCAAAGAAAGATCCAGAGAAAGCTCACAGGCACAAGATAGAGGAGGAGATTGCTGGAGGCGCTGCTGTGGGCGGTGGTGTAGCTGTATTCCATGAACACCATGAGAAGAAGGAagataagaaagaagaagaggaagcccATGGCAAGAAgcatcaccatctcttttgaacATCCAGTTCTAACAATAAATCTATTACAGAAAATagatatttgtttatatatatataaaaatatttttaagcGTTGTATTATTAAGGCAGCATTGTTGTGAAGTTCTTACAATAAATCTATTGCAGAAaatagatatttatatatatattattaagtgTTGTGCTGTATTGGAGATATTATTAAGGCATCCTTGCCAAATGCTGACAGGACAGTTTTGTGCTTTAAGTTATAGACAAAGCCAAAGCAACTAGAATAATTAGATTAATTCAAAATGAGTTGAaagatataaatattttaatttcatgaaacaaaatgtatgtataATAGGctaatatttgaaaaaaattaaaatttttgattAAAGAAATGGCAAATCTAATATTTTTAGATTTGAATGCAAAATCATGACtaataactagttttgaagatctATAGATGTACTAAAGCCTATCATGACATTAAAGAGGCTAACACTTTTCTTCATATCATGGATTTAGATGAACAGATGTACTATACAAAATTATATTGTGCTTTCATGCAATGCCACATAGCCAATGAGACATGATTAATAAAATGAAAGTCATTATTTTGATAGACAATAGTAGTAAATCCTAGCCACTACTTATTGACTTAATTTTTAAAATCTAGTCTACCATCATTTCATAGAAAGCTCGTTTAAGTAAAAGAAATCTTAATCAAATTTTATTAGGATTTAGCTTCAAGGCAACAAATCTGAAGTCGTTTTCTCCAATTCTAAATTCATTTTCTGATGCAAGAAAAAAAACTCCCCTTGCCTACAAACTAGAAACCAAAACACAAAAACTTCACAGAGCCTCTCTCAGATTACACTTTTCTCAAACTCTCTTTTCCTCCTCCTGCACATTCTTCCCTTCTACTATTCCTCTTCTCAAAGTGCAACCACACTTCCACCTGTGATCTTCCAAAACTATATTCAGCCTCACACCCACACAACTCTCTTCGCTACCATCCCATCGAATTCTTATAACCTTCAATCGAAACCCATCATTTCATATTCCTCAATTCATATCTCTACTGATTTTATCAATTCACATTCTCATTGCCTCTTTTGCCATTTTATCCACCTTTTCGATGCCCTTGCATACCGGTCGTCTCCTTTGCCATTCAAGACAAAAGTTGAATGGTTTTGCATTGATGAGATTTAGAATCGATGTTAGAAAAACTTTATTTAATTTGATTCCTGTGACATTTGTAAATGATACCTTGTTTAGGTAGTGTCACTTCACATCCCCTACTCTCAATGCACACGCAGCCCAATCATTTTCCAGTTTGTTGTTACTTAAATCGTTTCAATTGAATCAGCTTTGATGTAAAGTTTGTGTTTGTTCATAAGTTTCTAAACCCTTTCTAACTAATCTATCTTGCTCATCCTACAATCATGTCAATTCATGAGACATTTCTAAGACATTTGATCAAAAAGTTCACATGTCATACACGGCTACCAGGGCAGTTCCAATTacaaacatttgacaaaattcttATTCGATGGATATCTATGCCCTGTTCCAAAGTTCCCATTTTGGCACGGGCAAGGAGGATATTTGCAGAGGAATTTAGCTTTACACCTGCCAAGGCATTTGTTTGGAGATTTCCATAATTTGGTAAACAAATACATTCTGTACGATTTAAGATTTTGAGGCATTCTCTCAATCAGTCCACAGGCATGGTCTATGTTCCACATTTACATATGTGTCTGGCAAGGCAGTCATGGCTACAATATCTCACCAAACTTATTTTTGAATGTCTATGCCCTGAGGATGCTGGCAAATTTCGGAGATTGGTTTTTTGCTTCAGCTTGCCTCTTCCCGCTTGTAATCCAAAATGTTTGCTACAATGGGATAAAATTCAACATGCATCATGAATATCCTCCATGGCAAGAGCAAGTGCCCTGTAAAATTACAGTTGAACTGTTCAAGAATTAATAATTGGTTTTAAGAATTGATTATTCTATTATAAAATCAGATTTGAAAATGAAACAGTTAGCGCATTAATTGTCCATATCCATTCAAATGCTTTCAAccaatgaaattaaaaataaataattttttaaatatatttaattaaaaaatttgcatctaaattttatgaaaaataaatatttttatcatataaaaaattgttgtaacataattgATTAAAAACATAAGCATTAATAACATGTTAAGAACAACACCTAGACAGGAACTAAAAATGAAATAGACTGAACTATTTATTATTTTTGACTTTTTGGCAATGACGGCAACGAATTGACATGCTCATAAACTGGCTTTTTATTATGTAATGCTCTAAATTCTGGTCAATAGTGTGGTTAGGTTAGAAGGATGTTTTTTTAATGGAAAATCATTTATTTACATAGAAAAATCTTGAGTGTTCTTTTCAATAGTGTGGTTAGGTTAGAAGGATGTTTTTTTAATGGAAAATCATTTATTTACATAGAAAAATCTTGAGTGTTGTTTTCAATAGTATGGTTAGTTTAgaataatgtttttttatttttatagaaaATCATTTCTTTACATAGAAAAATCTTGAgtaataatttgaaataatttgTTAGTTGGAGAACATATTCTAGATATTTGTATAAAAAGAACTAAAGAGAACCaaataaatattgaaaaaaattaaagagaTATATATTGAATTACAAAATATGAAGAGATATATATTTAATTACAAAATATGAGCAAATAATACAAATAGTATATTTCAAAGTAgtatattacaagtttaaaatgacaAGAAAGGTTCACAACCATAGATATGAGGAAAAAGATTGTAGGTAGGTGTAGGATTGTACTAGAACATAAAACATAAGTTTTAAGATTATGCTTAAAATAATTTGATGAAAAAACACATACCATaatctactattaaatattttcttATTAGATTCAAAAATAAATGCACCTCTCTTcgtcaattatatatatatatataatcctaaattatttatttatccatcTAATTTAAGTCTTCAAATCTAAAATCCACATCACCTTAAAATCTCGTCCCACATCATCATGCCACCTCATCACCATGTGACAAAAATTATTAAAGATTATTCATATTTAATTAGCTAGTTATATTCAACATGATCCCTAGTCAATAGGATGAGGAAACTTATGTGTCCTCCTATCTGCTATATTCTCACTCACATCCATACGTCTTAGAGAGTGGTTTTGTCCACATCAACCTAGTCAAAGTGACTCACTATCCACTTGTCCTAGGAAATAGGTAAATCTTCTCCAACCTTCATAGATTGTTGAATCCTTCATGTCTTAGGAAACCTATATTCCCTCAAACCATCTTATATCTTTGGAATCCTTATCCTTGGCCAAGATGAGAATGTTTCCATGTGTCTTCTCTTTCCATCTTATCCTCTATCTTGTCATTGTCGGAGGAACATCTTCCCACTTTTTCTCTCACATCTCAATCGATTTCTTTTCAATTGTTCACGATCTCAAGATTAACTCCTAACCATTGATATTTGCCACCTTGGATTTTAGCCATGGAAAATCTATAAAAGGAAGCCTTCAACCAACATTTCAAGTTAGTTATACTAGTGATCATTTTTAGAGCATTCAAGTATTCGAGCAACCAAATATTTTAGGACTCGAGTACTTTAGCCATCATTAGCTTTATCACCTCACATCCATTATCATTGCATTCATAGGATTTAGAGTCCATCTTTCATTTCATACACCACAAAATTCCATCCTTGTTGTCATCTTGAAACCCATAAGGGCACAATTCTAAGAGAAATATTCATACATCAATAGGATCATAGAAGATAGGACAAAATGGAACCCATGGGAGCAGTTGACAACATGCAGGTATAACTTTGTTGTTTGTTGTCTCTCTctattgtttcatttttttttagattagatatcattctaaaatatatttatggttatttgttgtTTGTAGTCTCTCtctattgttttattttgttttagatTAGATAGAATTCCAAAATATATTTATGGATATTTAATAGTTTCTATCAGATTTCACATTTAAACCATcatatttttggtgcccaccatgggacTCTGCCCCGTATTTAATATTTTCTTGCATGTTTTAGTGTATACAAGCTTCACTGGTCATTCTCCCGCATTCATTTTCTAGTCTAGTGCATCCATGACAGACAACATAGTTTCTCAGACTAGCATCATAGTTCATTCTCAAAAAATCCATCTTTAAaatctttcatttcatattttagTGCTTTCATATCAACTTTTAGCACTTCCATTCCATCTTTTAGTGCATTCACTCCATATTCTAGAGATTTCATTAGTCCTTTCAGCACTTTCATTACTTCATGTAGCTCTTTCATAGTTCTTTTAGTCCTTTCATTACTTCTTTTAAAATTTTTATTAGTTATTTTAGCACTTCCAGTAGTTCATCTAGCGCTTTCATTAGTTTTTCTAGCACTTTTGTCAGTTATTTTAGCACATATAGAGTCTATTCTGGCACATTTGtaatagagaaaaataaataaaaaagaaaaagaaagtagtGGATAAGGTAGATTAGGTGATTTAGATAATTTTGTGTACTAAAGTGTTTTTGTGTAGAATTACTAAACCAAATCTTTACACATTAAGTACATTtaaaatagaagaaacaatcttGCATCACATCTAGCTTAATTAGGGGATTTGTAAATTGTTCATCTTTTGTCAAATCTAGTTTAAATAAGAGGTTGAATTAACATGAttcaacttgcatacaattttttcTATTAAAATAGTTTCACCTAGATCTAATTTAGGTTGGTTAAAAAATAAGTTTCTTTTGTCTCTTTAAAGGTGGTAGGTGTATGCTCTCCCCTTGTGAAAACTTAGGTGACCAAAAACTAGACCCATCtattttcatttttgtttaaaCTCCTTTAAAAGGCCTAACTCCCATTGTGTGCTACACctagtgagagggaacaacctaagCAACACTTTCATCTAGTTGCAATATAAATAATTGCGAGGGTGACAAAAGTCATCAAACACCTGGTGTCGTTGTTATATACTGCCGAATGTCACCCCCAATATCTGTGTGATACATATAAACCCTTTGGGATCAGAGGCCTACCCGACTCACCTCTGAATACTTGTGATACATTTCAGTGTAAGGTTGGGGAAGCATCCACCTCCAAGAAATTCACCATAAAGCTCCCTTGAGAAGAGACAATAATCCCTGGACTTGTATAATGTTTTCTAAGCTTTTTGAGGAAGGGGGGAGAGATCCCTTATCTATTAGCTctcaaaaagacaaaaaagaagGTGCACCCATTTAGGTGTGACAAGGCTGCATGACTTGATGGAGATTCTAGGAATGAGTTGTGATATTGTAGTAAAGCCATTGACCTTAGGTAGAAATTTGTTTGAAGTATCTTCAGATTGTGCATATACTAGTGGAAATATTTGTCTTTGTTTGAGCCttgaacatacactctttgtttacaTTCGAAAACTACCATTTTGTCT contains:
- the LOC131876394 gene encoding abscisic stress-ripening protein 5-like, translated to MSEEHQHHLFHHKKDEEVSGDADNSAYVEQTTGEYGGEDKYEKARKEEKHHKHLEEGGELGTAAAGGFAMYEKHEAKKDPEKAHRHKIEEEIAGGAAVGGGVAVFHEHHEKKEDKKEEEEAHGKKHHHLF